One genomic region from Capra hircus breed San Clemente chromosome 18, ASM170441v1, whole genome shotgun sequence encodes:
- the LOC102173495 gene encoding spermatogenesis-associated protein 2-like protein, whose product MSWPQALGPKEDALETLLEDLISFYLDEAGEGRLGVCRQAALTSRAQQLLDTGPPLQLYLPEEVAPDSGAPRSAQHIDHKLVRALEFLELVSIHLLLFPWRKEIRSLKTYTGSFAYWVRPVLSEHTLHTFLGRLGYMATSEVEFSLVQAISEEDTKQMVFEIFLTRVACEAVLRTRGRQLLGPGRERVAGSHHRPGSETGLQEALWEAQPGPDPSAGVRAESALAERPDAHCSLPVALNLPEVSTAPLGLLTGPLVPLGSLRRASTCSDSEEFLTCYSDLTLHRTPLLPWDQPWSSLEEKQLQGPGPGPSPAPAEMAASGSSGEQPQVPDRASECKGATVPSQLRQRPGSCLSENSLAPKPDALPDPAALGTDAEPPSASSEMEELCEHFTHLLRTSTPASCLGDTPCPRVEEERQSELLVGPEPASEGCSPDGKVALLWRSPQSSTSCTRGPSAHYVPLKGLEEPVPTRGSYTSHR is encoded by the exons ATGAGCTGGCCCCAGGCACTGGGCCCCAAAGAGGATGCTCTTGAGACCCTCCTCGAAGACCTCATCAGTTTCTACCTGGACGAGGCAGGAGAGGGCCGGCTCGGGGTCTGCAGGCAAGCCGCTCTCACCAGCAGGGCCCAGCAGCTCCTGGACACAGGGCCCCCTCTTCAACTCTACCTGCCTGAGGAGGTGGCCCCTGACTCGGGGGCTCCCCGCTCCGCCCAGCATATCGACCACAAACTGGTGCGGGCACTGGAGTTCCTGGAATTGGTCTCTATCCACCTGCTCCTgtttccctggaggaaggaaatcaGGTCCCTGAAG ACGTACACGGGGAGCTTTGCCTACTGGGTGCGGCCTGTTCTTTCAGAACACACCCTGCACACCTTCCTGGGCCGGCTGGGCTATATGGCCACCTCTGAGGTTGAGTTTTCCCTGGTCCAGGCTATCAGCGAGGAGGACACCAAACAGATGGTGTTTGAGATCTTTCTGACAAGAGTCGCGTGTGAGGCCGTTCTCAGGACCCGGGGCAGGCAGCTCCTCGGGCCGGGCAGAGAGAGAGTGGCGGGGTCCCACCATAGGCCTGGCTCAGAGACAGGACTGCAGGAGGCCCTGTGGGAGGCCCAGCCCGGGCCGGATCCCTCAGCAGGAGTGAGAGCCGAGAGCGCCCTGGCTGAACGCCCTGATGCTCACTGCTCTCTGCCTGTGGCCTTGAACTTGCCTGAGGTCTCGACAGCCCCCCTCGGACTCCTGACTGGCCCCCTGGTCCCCTTGGGCTCCCTGCGCCGTGCCAGCACATGCTCTGACAGTGAGGAGTTCCTGACCTGCTACAGTGACCTCACGCTGCACCGGACACCCTTGCTCCCCTGGGACCAGCCCTGGAGCAGCCTGGAAGAGAAGCAACTCCAGGGCCCAGGCCCTGGGCCCAGCCCTGCTCCAGCGGAGATGGCCGCCTCTGGTAGCAGTGGTGAGCAGCCCCAGGTCCCTGACAGGGCTTCTGAGTGTAAAGGAGCCACAGTCCCCAGCCAGCTCCGCCAGAGGCCCGGGTCCTGtctgtcagagaactccttggcCCCAAAGCCAGATGCTCTGCCAGATCCAGCTGCCCTTGGCACGGACGCTGAGCCTCCAAGTGCTTCCTCGGAGATGGAAGAGCTCTGTGAGCACTTCACCCACCTCCTCAGAACCTCAACTCCAGCAAGCTGTCTGGGGGACACCCCTTGCCCCAGAGTTGAGGAGGAGAGACAATCAGAGCTTCTTGTGGGGCCAGAGCCAGCCAGCGAAGGCTGCAGCCCAGACGGTAAAGTTGCTCTGCTCTGGAGGTCTCCGCAGTCCTCCACTTCATGTACAAGAGGCCCCAGTGCTCACTACGTCCCCCTTAAGGGGCTCGAGGAACCAGTTCCCACACGGGGATCCTACACGAGCCACAGATGA
- the BEAN1 gene encoding protein BEAN1: MSFKRPCPLARYNRTSYFYPTFSESSEHSHLLVSPVLVASAVIGVVIILSCITIIVGSIRRDRQARLQRRHHRHRRHHHRHHRRRRRRHREYEQGYVSDGHTYGRPSHRMRYACSPAEDWPPPLDLSSDGDVDAMVLRELYPDSPPGYEECVGPGATQLYIPTDAPPPYSLTDSCPELDGALDAGSGHSPGRHQQAQRPQGQSGLRTVSMDTLPPYEAVCGASPPSGRLPLPGPQPGLQSSQGSPAPTQAPALGPERIM; the protein is encoded by the exons TAGCTCGGTACAACCGCACCAGTTACTTCTACCCCACGTTCTCGGAGAGCTCCGAGCACAGCCACCTGCTCGTGTCCCCCGTGCTGGTGGCAAGCGCAGTCATAGGCGTGGTCATCATCCTCTCCTGCATCACCATCATCGTGGGCAGCATCCGCAGGGACAGGCAAGCCCGGCTCCAGCGCCGCCACCACCGCCACCGCCGCCACCACCATCGccaccaccgccgccgccgccgccgccatcgAGAGTACGAGCAGGGCTACG TGTCCGACGGACACACGTACGGCCGCCCGAGCCACAGGATGCGCTACGCCTGCAGCCCTGCCGAGGACTGGCCTCCGCCTTTGGACCTTAGCTCTGATGGGGACGTGGATGCCATGGTGCTCCGAGAGCTGTACCCAGACTCTCCACCCGG TTACGAGGAGTGTGTGGGACCGGGCGCCACTCAGCTGTACATCCCCACGGATGCCCCGCCCCCCTACTCACTGACCGACTCCTGCCCCGAGCTGGACGGCGCCCTGGATGCGGGCAGTGGCCACAGCCCTGGCCGACACCAGCAGGCGCAGAGGCCGCAGGGCCAGAGTGGCCTCCGCACTGTCTCCATGGACACCCTGCCCCCTTACGAGGCTGTGTGTGGGGCCAGCCCCCCATCAGGCCGGCTGCCACTGCCTGGACCACAACCAGGCCTGCAGAGCTCCCAGGGTTCTCCTGCCCCAACCCAGGCCCCGGCCTTGGGCCCAGAGCGGATCATGTGA